The Leptospira saintgironsiae genome contains a region encoding:
- a CDS encoding TIGR04452 family lipoprotein gives MKKINLFIITILYGFLVNCLVVDTLGLTDTYKGDVAKKRLIDAAMIGDYLTAKAAFTAQGYTGSDLESHIIVDVLYASFIDELVFKVDESKYYKKRDVEDCATVIRSFGVLTDFDSFTTYLSSDYCNISPNDLYIDKNMGKSSNTPSKNK, from the coding sequence ATGAAAAAGATTAACCTATTTATAATTACAATATTATACGGCTTTTTAGTAAACTGCTTGGTAGTCGATACTTTAGGTCTTACTGATACCTACAAAGGTGATGTTGCTAAAAAAAGGCTAATAGATGCAGCAATGATTGGTGACTATCTCACTGCAAAGGCTGCATTCACAGCTCAAGGTTATACGGGATCAGATTTGGAATCACATATTATTGTAGATGTCTTGTATGCATCTTTTATTGATGAGTTAGTTTTCAAAGTCGATGAATCTAAATATTATAAAAAGAGAGATGTAGAAGATTGTGCAACGGTAATTCGGTCTTTCGGAGTTCTTACTGACTTTGACTCATTTACAACCTATTTGAGCAGTGACTATTGTAACATAAGCCCTAACGATTTGTATATCGATAAAAATATGGGTAAAAGTTCTAATACACCTTCGAAGAATAAGTGA